One part of the Flavobacterium johnsoniae UW101 genome encodes these proteins:
- a CDS encoding non-ribosomal peptide synthetase: MEIRLLIKRLREEGVIVKMKNDQLEISLLYNHIEDETLQLLKTHKLEIIDYLSTILSKNKIVEIPLVKKADSYPLTASQNRFWIVSQFEDASLAYNMPIALKLKGQLDVVKFEQSFLHLLERHESLRTSFKINEEGDLRQFITSMHDLDFSLNYIDLSLNAETEKAVEEYITNQKEIVFNLEKAPLVRVSLIKSAENEYVFFMTMHHIIGDGWSSELLVKEVITIYNCLIESKEISLPELKIQYKDYASWLNEESQQQLYKKAETYWLNQFSGSLPVVELPSSKKRPLMKTYNGDFVNHQFTVTFLEKLTAFSHKHDVTLFMTLMAGINALLSRYTGQQDIIIGSPIAGREHPDLENQIGLYLNTLAFRTKIDKGFNFIDLLRHEKDVILGSYEHQNYPFDELVDKLELKRDNSRSVLFDVMVILQSQSKLNNFESGKLENLEFKEYKLNTKTSKFDFAFSFTEKTDSLSLEINYNTDIYDAFFVEKIASHFEQLITEMIDQPETKILDIDYLSKKEKQLILTDFNNTAAYYTEDKSIVQLFEQQAAKTPDHTAVIFEDKKVSYQALNEQANQLGGYLRKHYNIQPDDLIGIKLQRNERMITAILGILKSGAAYVPIDLSYPQSRIEYIEKDSNCRIIIDESFLQSFYEEQHKYSVVNIENRNTPKDLAYIIYTSGTTGNPKGVMVEHKNAIALVNWSKEEYAKSAFDMVYGVTSYCFDLSVYEFFFTLAIGKTLRILKNALDIENYINTDQNVLLNTVPSVVRKLLEDKISLENIKVINMAGEILPTDIVDQLPIEKMEVRNLYGPSEDTTYSTSHLVISKTNRTISIGRPMSNTQAWILNESLLPVPVGISGKLYLSGEGVTRGYLNKPELTAEKFVTNPFIENERMYDTGDLAYWLPDGNIEFLGRKDHQVKIRGFRIELGEIEAALLQYSTDLKQVVAAVKEVNGEKILAAYYISTKELDKSSLRAFLKDKLPEYMVPGFYVRLESLPLTPNGKIDREILPGINGEDLIRKEYEAPKNDIEKKLAEIWQEILSLKEVGIHDNFFELGGHSMKAMKLISKIKQEFNINFKISEIFIHPTLLSQAEQIVSQEKNFNDTIPLLKKETSYPVSFAQRRLLPLSQIKESSVAYNMPMKLVINGYDPDLFIEALHAVVERHEILRTVFQEDANGNFRQFVKTNEELGLKIKTYDFTKNQNPYKEVFDYVSKDSLEPFDIKRGPLVRFALLKTAENTFVFYSNFHHIIFDGWSYKVLKKDIEVFYNAFKNLEKPLLPDLRIQYKDFTAWQLKTIEGDEYKNQKNFWLNQFLGEIPQLNLSFADKRPNFKTYNGSMLTYLIKEENFESFVKLTNTTGSTPFLNLLGIAAMVLYKNSLQKEIIIGSPVSGRVHPDLDDQVGFYVNTLPLRIFLEEDKTYQDFIETIKETVLSCFDNQSYPFDILTEDLNQGRDLSRSPLFDVMLNLNEYEVINESSIKAGQYAEEETASKYDLLLEFDLFKDNLQCRFTYNTDLFGKKDIEKLIQEFEKLLETVSQDQQYPLINYLNLIMSQEELLEQEDFFSAIISEISEEF, translated from the coding sequence GTCAAAAAAGCAGATTCTTATCCTTTGACAGCTTCTCAAAACCGCTTTTGGATTGTAAGCCAGTTTGAAGACGCTTCTTTAGCTTACAATATGCCAATTGCTTTAAAGCTAAAAGGACAATTAGATGTAGTAAAATTTGAACAATCCTTTCTTCATCTTTTAGAAAGACATGAAAGCCTGCGCACTTCTTTCAAAATTAATGAAGAAGGAGATCTGCGTCAATTTATAACTTCTATGCATGATTTGGATTTTAGCTTAAATTATATTGATTTAAGTTTAAATGCCGAAACAGAAAAAGCTGTAGAGGAATACATTACAAACCAAAAAGAAATCGTTTTTAATTTAGAGAAAGCACCTCTTGTACGTGTTTCGCTTATTAAATCAGCAGAAAATGAATATGTTTTCTTCATGACTATGCATCATATTATTGGAGACGGCTGGTCATCAGAGCTTTTGGTGAAAGAAGTTATAACAATTTATAACTGTTTGATAGAATCAAAAGAAATAAGTCTGCCAGAATTAAAAATTCAGTATAAAGATTATGCATCATGGTTAAACGAAGAATCGCAGCAGCAGCTTTATAAAAAAGCAGAAACTTACTGGCTGAATCAATTTTCGGGCTCACTTCCTGTGGTTGAATTGCCTAGTTCGAAGAAACGTCCATTGATGAAGACCTATAATGGTGATTTTGTTAACCACCAGTTTACAGTTACATTTTTAGAAAAACTTACGGCTTTTTCACATAAACACGACGTTACCTTGTTTATGACTTTAATGGCCGGAATCAACGCACTTTTGAGCAGATATACCGGCCAGCAGGATATTATTATAGGTTCTCCTATTGCCGGAAGGGAACATCCTGATTTAGAAAACCAAATAGGACTTTATCTCAATACCCTGGCATTTAGAACGAAGATCGATAAAGGCTTTAATTTTATTGATTTATTGCGCCATGAAAAAGATGTAATACTAGGCAGTTACGAACATCAGAATTATCCGTTTGATGAATTGGTTGATAAACTCGAATTAAAACGAGACAACAGCAGATCGGTATTATTTGATGTGATGGTTATACTGCAAAGCCAGTCTAAACTTAATAATTTTGAAAGTGGTAAATTAGAAAATCTAGAATTTAAAGAGTATAAACTAAATACTAAAACATCAAAATTTGATTTTGCTTTTTCTTTTACTGAAAAAACAGATTCTCTTTCGTTAGAAATTAATTACAATACAGATATTTATGATGCTTTTTTTGTTGAAAAAATTGCTTCTCATTTTGAACAGCTGATTACAGAAATGATCGATCAGCCGGAAACTAAAATTCTGGATATTGATTATTTAAGTAAAAAAGAAAAGCAGCTTATTTTAACGGATTTTAATAATACAGCTGCCTATTATACGGAAGATAAATCTATTGTACAATTATTTGAACAACAGGCAGCAAAAACACCAGATCATACTGCCGTAATTTTTGAAGATAAAAAAGTAAGTTACCAGGCTCTAAACGAACAGGCCAATCAGCTGGGCGGTTATTTAAGAAAACATTACAATATTCAGCCGGATGATCTTATTGGTATAAAGCTGCAAAGAAACGAACGTATGATAACGGCTATTCTGGGTATATTAAAATCCGGAGCTGCTTATGTGCCCATTGATCTCTCTTATCCTCAATCCAGAATTGAATATATAGAAAAAGACAGTAACTGCAGGATTATTATCGATGAATCTTTTTTGCAGTCATTTTACGAGGAACAGCATAAGTATTCAGTTGTAAATATTGAAAACAGGAATACTCCAAAAGATTTAGCTTATATAATATATACCTCTGGAACTACCGGAAACCCTAAAGGAGTTATGGTAGAGCATAAAAATGCAATAGCACTGGTAAACTGGTCAAAAGAAGAATATGCCAAAAGCGCATTCGATATGGTATATGGAGTTACGTCATATTGTTTCGATTTATCAGTTTATGAATTTTTCTTCACGCTGGCAATCGGAAAAACATTACGTATTTTAAAAAATGCACTGGACATAGAAAACTATATAAATACAGATCAAAATGTCCTGCTTAATACGGTTCCTTCGGTAGTTAGAAAATTATTAGAAGATAAGATTTCATTAGAAAATATCAAGGTCATTAATATGGCAGGAGAAATTCTGCCGACAGATATTGTGGACCAGCTGCCAATAGAAAAAATGGAAGTAAGAAATCTTTACGGCCCGTCTGAAGATACCACTTACAGTACAAGTCATCTTGTAATTTCAAAAACAAACAGAACTATTTCTATCGGGCGCCCAATGTCAAATACACAAGCCTGGATTTTAAATGAATCTCTTTTACCTGTTCCTGTTGGCATATCGGGTAAATTATATCTTTCCGGAGAAGGAGTTACAAGAGGTTATTTAAACAAACCAGAGCTTACTGCCGAAAAGTTTGTTACTAATCCTTTTATTGAGAATGAAAGAATGTATGATACCGGCGATCTTGCTTATTGGCTTCCTGACGGAAACATAGAATTTTTAGGAAGAAAAGATCATCAGGTTAAAATACGCGGTTTCAGGATAGAATTGGGAGAGATTGAAGCGGCTTTGCTTCAATATTCAACAGATTTAAAACAGGTGGTTGCAGCCGTAAAAGAAGTCAATGGTGAAAAAATATTAGCAGCCTATTATATAAGCACAAAAGAACTGGACAAATCTTCCCTTCGTGCTTTTCTTAAGGATAAACTGCCAGAATATATGGTTCCGGGATTTTATGTAAGGTTAGAAAGTCTGCCATTAACACCTAATGGAAAAATAGATCGTGAGATTCTGCCAGGGATTAATGGAGAAGATCTTATTAGAAAAGAGTATGAGGCGCCAAAAAATGACATAGAAAAGAAACTAGCTGAAATTTGGCAGGAGATTTTATCTTTAAAAGAAGTAGGAATTCATGATAACTTTTTTGAATTAGGAGGACATAGTATGAAGGCTATGAAACTGATTTCGAAAATTAAACAAGAATTCAATATAAATTTTAAGATAAGTGAAATCTTTATCCATCCTACATTATTATCTCAGGCTGAGCAAATTGTTTCACAAGAAAAGAATTTTAACGATACCATTCCTTTATTAAAAAAAGAAACAAGTTATCCTGTTTCATTTGCACAAAGACGATTACTGCCCTTAAGTCAGATAAAAGAAAGTTCTGTTGCTTACAATATGCCAATGAAATTGGTGATAAACGGGTATGATCCTGATCTTTTTATTGAGGCTTTACATGCTGTTGTAGAAAGACATGAAATTTTAAGAACAGTATTTCAGGAAGATGCAAATGGAAACTTCAGGCAATTTGTGAAAACTAACGAAGAATTAGGGCTAAAAATAAAGACTTATGATTTTACTAAAAATCAAAATCCTTATAAAGAAGTATTTGATTATGTTTCTAAAGATTCGCTTGAACCATTTGATATAAAAAGAGGTCCTCTGGTAAGGTTTGCTTTGCTGAAAACAGCTGAAAATACATTTGTGTTTTACAGTAATTTTCATCACATCATTTTTGATGGATGGTCTTATAAAGTCCTTAAAAAAGACATAGAGGTATTTTATAACGCTTTTAAAAACCTTGAAAAGCCATTACTCCCGGATTTGCGTATTCAGTACAAAGATTTTACTGCTTGGCAGTTAAAAACAATAGAAGGTGATGAATACAAGAATCAGAAAAATTTTTGGCTTAATCAGTTTCTGGGAGAAATACCACAGTTAAATCTAAGTTTTGCTGATAAGAGACCTAATTTTAAAACTTACAATGGTTCTATGCTGACCTATTTAATTAAAGAAGAGAATTTTGAGAGTTTTGTAAAATTAACCAATACTACCGGAAGTACACCTTTTTTAAATCTGCTTGGTATTGCAGCTATGGTCTTATACAAAAATTCTCTTCAAAAAGAAATAATAATCGGAAGCCCGGTTTCAGGAAGAGTTCACCCAGATTTAGACGATCAGGTTGGATTTTATGTAAACACACTTCCGTTGCGAATATTTTTAGAAGAAGACAAAACATATCAGGATTTTATAGAAACTATTAAAGAAACTGTGCTGAGTTGTTTTGATAATCAGTCTTATCCGTTCGATATTTTAACAGAAGACCTAAATCAGGGCAGGGATTTGTCCAGAAGTCCGCTTTTTGATGTCATGCTTAATCTAAACGAGTACGAAGTAATTAACGAAAGTTCTATTAAAGCAGGTCAGTATGCAGAAGAAGAGACAGCCAGTAAGTATGATCTTTTACTTGAATTTGACTTATTTAAAGATAATCTGCAGTGCCGTTTTACTTACAATACTGATTTATTTGGGAAAAAAGATATTGAAAAATTGATTCAGGAATTTGAAAAATTACTAGAAACAGTATCTCAAGACCAGCAGTATCCGCTTATAAATTATTTGAATTTGATAATGAGCCAGGAGGAACTTTTGGAACAGGAAGATTTCTTCAGTGCAATTATTTCTGAAATCAGCGAAGAGTTTTAA
- a CDS encoding SDR family oxidoreductase — MKNTNRVGIITGASSGIGRNTALRIASDGFRIVLNGRNEKELDLLKQEINTKTGTETAIVIAGDVTDKETLEKCIKACYENWNVSPTLFVACAGRGLPGTLITSDEMQWENLWHINVLGLQHQLKAISQVMIAEREKGSDTETPSDIVVIGSTIGRNVSPFNSVYGATKFATHGLTEALRRELGPKGIRVTLIEPGLVSTNFQESAGYDMDWFENYCNEIGPVLVGDDVAKVVQFLVQMPGNVHLDNISIRPTRQSYP, encoded by the coding sequence ATGAAAAACACAAATAGAGTAGGAATAATAACCGGCGCAAGTTCAGGCATAGGCAGGAATACTGCATTACGTATCGCTTCTGATGGTTTTAGAATTGTTTTAAACGGACGAAACGAAAAAGAATTGGATTTATTAAAACAAGAAATAAATACAAAAACCGGAACAGAAACAGCCATTGTTATTGCTGGTGATGTTACAGATAAAGAAACCCTCGAAAAATGTATTAAGGCTTGTTACGAAAATTGGAATGTAAGTCCAACCCTTTTTGTAGCCTGTGCCGGAAGAGGGCTGCCGGGAACATTAATTACTTCAGATGAAATGCAATGGGAAAATCTATGGCATATAAACGTTCTTGGCTTGCAGCATCAGTTAAAAGCAATTTCTCAGGTTATGATAGCCGAAAGAGAAAAAGGCTCAGATACCGAAACTCCTTCAGATATTGTAGTAATAGGTTCAACGATAGGAAGAAATGTTTCTCCATTTAACTCTGTTTACGGAGCTACAAAATTTGCAACTCATGGTTTAACAGAAGCCCTGCGAAGAGAATTAGGACCTAAAGGAATCAGAGTTACGTTGATTGAGCCAGGTTTGGTTTCGACAAATTTTCAGGAATCTGCAGGTTATGATATGGATTGGTTCGAAAATTACTGTAACGAAATCGGGCCGGTGCTTGTAGGCGATGATGTAGCAAAAGTTGTTCAGTTTTTGGTTCAAATGCCCGGAAATGTGCATTTAGATAATATTTCGATCAGGCCGACAAGACAGTCCTACCCATAA